The following are from one region of the Gossypium hirsutum isolate 1008001.06 chromosome D03, Gossypium_hirsutum_v2.1, whole genome shotgun sequence genome:
- the LOC107961956 gene encoding vacuolar fusion protein MON1 homolog, protein MSLDSISSSSSVDESTGLNRNSDLEPADEQFGLLSLTEPVELEPNRGNGYGVTNGSLNRERSNGEEEDERLTVQNREIFGDERPSSPSSSGYAGERGSSSASTASRNDGAIEVDGDEIQEVRNDCSLEGFSDTQASAWVPGKRHVDEDDGSISWRKRKKHFFILSNSGKPIYSRYGDEHKLAGFSATLQAIISFVENGGDRVKLVKAGKHQVVFLVKGPIYLVCISCTEEPFESLKGQLELIYGQMILILTKSINRCFEKNPKFDMTPLLRGTDVVFSSLIHSFSWNPATFIHAYTCLPLAYATRQAAGAILQDVADSGVLFAILMCKHKVISLVGAQKASLHPDDMLLLSNFVMSSESFRTAESFSPICLPRYNPMAFLYAYVNFCDVDTYLILLTTRSDAFYHLKDCRICIELVLSKSNFLSEVQRSMIDGGMHVEDLPLDPLPRSGSSPHLGQQRLPTDSPERLPTDSPKRPREPFIGIGGPAGLWHFIYRSIFLKQYVSSEFSPPLSSPRQQKRLYRAYQRLYASMHDKGIGPHKTQFRRDENYVLLCWVTQDFELYAAFDPLADKAVAIKTCNRVCQWVKDVENEIFLQGASPFSW, encoded by the exons ATGTCGTTGGATTCTATCTCATCTTCGTCTTCTGTTGATGAGTCCACCGGCTTAAACCGTAATTCCGATCTTGAACCGGCTGATGAACAGTTCGGTTTGTTGTCATTGACCGAACCTGTCGAATTGGAACCTAATCGTGGAAATGGCTATGGAGTCACCAATGGATCGTTGAATCGGGAGAGAAGCAACGGCGAGGAAGAGGACGAACGATTAACAGTGCAGAATCGGGAAATATTTGGCGACGAAAGGCCTTCGAGTCCTAGCAGTAGTGGGTATGCCGGTGAGAGAGGGAGCAGCAGTGCCTCGACCGCGTCTCGGAATGATGGAGCTATTGAGGTTGACGGTGATGAGATTCAGGAAGTAAGGAACGATTGTTCCCTCGAAGGATTCTCCGATACTCAGGCCTCCGCTTGGGTACCGGGTAAACGTCATGTTGATGAG GATGATGGTTCAATATCATGGAGAAAGAGGAAGAAACACTTCTTTATTTTGAGTAATTCTGGTAAACCAATATATTCCAG ATATGGAGATGAACACAAGCTAGCTGGTTTTTCAGCAACATTACAAGCCATCATTTCCTTTGTGGAGAATGG GGGAGATCGTGTCAAATTGGTCAAGGCTGGGAAGCACCAG GTGGTCTTTCTTGTGAAAGGACCAATTTATTTAGTTTGCATCAGCTGCACAGAGGAGCCCTTTGAATCATTAAAAGGACAATTGGAGCTTATTTACGGCCAG ATGATACTTATATTAACGAAGTCCATAAATAGATGCTTCGAGAAGAATCCTAAGTTTGACATGACACCTTTGCTTAGAGGAACAGATGTTGTTTTCTCTTCCCTCATTCACTCCTTCAGTTG GAACCCAGCTACCTTTATTCATGCATACACTTGTCTTCCTCTTGCTTATGCAACAAGGCAAGCTGCCGGTGCCATATTGCAAGATGTTGCTGATTCTGGGGTGCTATTTGCCATACTAATGTGTAAACACAAG GTTATCAGTCTTGTGGGTGCTCAAAAAGCTTCTCTTCATCCTGATGATATGTTACTACTTTCAAACTTTGTGATGTCATCAGAATCATTTAG GACAGCAGAATCATTCTCACCAATTTGCTTACCAAGATATAATCCTATGGCATTTTTGTATGCATACGTTAATTTTTGTGAT GTTGATACCTATTTGATATTGCTTACTACCAGATCAGATGCGTTCTATCATCTTAAAGATTGCAG GATTTGCATAGAACTTGTTCTCTCGAAGTCCAATTTTCTTAGTGAAGTTCAGAGGTCAATGATTGATGGTGGAATGCATGTTGAGGATTTGCCGCTTGACCCATTGCCTCGATCGGGATCATCACCTCACCTAGGCCAGCAAAGACTTCCAACTGATTCGCCTGAGAGGCTTCCAACAGATTCTCCTAAGAGGCCGAGGGAACCATTTATTGGCATTGGCGGTCCTGCTGGACTTTGGCATTTCATTTATCGTAGTATATTTCTCAAGCAATATGTATCTTCTGAGTTCTCTCCGCCACTTAGCAGTCCCCGGCAACAGAAAAG GTTATATAGAGCTTACCAAAGACTGTATGCTTCCATGCATGATAAAGGAATTGGGCCCCATAAAACTCAGTTTAGAAGAGATGAAAACTATG TTTTGCTCTGCTGGGTTACACAAGATTTTGAACTCTATGCGGCATTCGATCCCCTTGCAGACAAG GCAGTAGCCATAAAGACTTGCAACAGGGTTTGTCAATGGGTAAAAGATGTAGAAAATGAGATTTTTTTGCAGGGAGCTAGCCCCTTTTCATGGTAA